One part of the Brevundimonas sp. NIBR11 genome encodes these proteins:
- a CDS encoding 5-(carboxyamino)imidazole ribonucleotide synthase gives MAELPLPPGSTIGILGGGQLGRMLSQAASRLGFDVVILDPEENSPAGRVSRGQIVAAYDDPTALSVFGRVCDVVTFEFENVPAASVERLAEAGALVAPGPTALAVAQDRVDEKTFLNAVGATTVDFAPVESLEALKAALEILGTPALLKTRRDGYDGKGQIWIKSAKQADAALAELGGRPAILEARAAFTRELSIIAARGRDGSVAVYPLGENKHAGGVLRTTNAPARIDAKTEKRARAIAAAILDGLAYVGVIGIELFDLGDGTLLVNEIAPRVHNTGHWTQDGCVCDQFEQHIRALAGWPLGPTKAHAQVEMTNLLGDEVEQWSKLAAKPDQRLHLYGKAEARPGRKMAHVNRVKAL, from the coding sequence TTGGCCGAACTTCCCCTCCCCCCCGGTTCGACCATCGGCATCCTCGGCGGCGGCCAGCTGGGCCGGATGCTGTCGCAGGCCGCCTCACGCCTCGGCTTCGACGTCGTCATCCTCGATCCCGAGGAAAACAGCCCGGCCGGTCGCGTCTCCCGCGGCCAGATCGTCGCCGCCTATGACGACCCCACGGCGCTCAGCGTCTTCGGCCGCGTCTGCGACGTCGTCACCTTCGAGTTCGAGAACGTGCCCGCCGCCTCGGTCGAACGCCTCGCCGAGGCCGGCGCCCTGGTCGCCCCAGGCCCCACGGCCCTGGCGGTGGCTCAGGACCGGGTGGACGAAAAGACCTTCCTCAACGCCGTCGGCGCGACCACCGTCGATTTCGCCCCCGTCGAGAGCCTCGAAGCCCTCAAGGCCGCTTTGGAGATCCTCGGCACGCCGGCTCTCCTGAAGACCCGCCGCGACGGCTACGACGGCAAGGGCCAGATCTGGATCAAGTCCGCGAAACAGGCCGACGCGGCGCTCGCCGAACTCGGCGGCCGCCCGGCGATCCTGGAGGCCCGCGCCGCCTTCACACGCGAACTGTCCATCATCGCCGCCCGCGGCCGCGACGGCTCGGTCGCCGTCTATCCTCTGGGCGAGAACAAGCACGCGGGCGGCGTTCTGCGCACCACCAACGCCCCCGCCCGGATCGACGCCAAGACCGAGAAGCGCGCTCGCGCCATCGCCGCCGCCATCTTGGACGGCCTGGCCTATGTCGGCGTCATCGGCATCGAACTGTTCGACCTCGGCGACGGGACCCTGCTGGTCAACGAGATCGCCCCGCGCGTCCACAACACCGGCCACTGGACCCAGGACGGCTGCGTCTGCGATCAGTTCGAACAGCACATCCGCGCCCTCGCCGGCTGGCCGCTCGGCCCGACAAAGGCCCACGCCCAGGTCGAGATGACCAACCTCCTCGGCGACGAGGTCGAGCAATGGTCCAAACTCGCGGCCAAGCCCGACCAGCGCCTCCACCTCTACGGCAAGGCTGAAGCCCGCCCGGGCCGCAAGATGGCGCACGTGAACCGGGTGAAGGCGCTCTAA
- a CDS encoding DUF1192 family protein, whose product MMFDDLEPRTQRGAALASLGREDLDLYSVEELGERIEALEAEIARARAAISGKAAKKSAADALFNFGN is encoded by the coding sequence ATGATGTTTGACGATCTTGAACCCCGCACGCAGCGCGGTGCGGCGTTGGCGAGCCTGGGTCGCGAGGACCTGGACCTTTATTCGGTCGAGGAACTGGGCGAGCGGATCGAGGCGCTCGAGGCCGAGATCGCTCGTGCGCGGGCCGCGATTTCCGGCAAGGCCGCCAAGAAGTCCGCCGCCGACGCCCTGTTCAACTTCGGGAACTGA
- a CDS encoding UbiX family flavin prenyltransferase: protein MDQDVNVAVRNPPDRLVVGVSGASGVIYGIRVLDALKELGVESHLVVTRAALLTLSQETDFSADDLTGRASVVHKLTDVGASIASGSFRSLGMIVAPCSVRTMSEIATGVTSTLLTRAADVVLKERRPLVLVVRETPFHLGHLRTMTALAEMGATIAPPLPAFYAKPASIEEMVDQSVGRALDLFGLDWTPVKRWAGLRGPTDG, encoded by the coding sequence ATGGACCAAGATGTGAACGTAGCCGTACGGAACCCGCCTGATCGACTGGTGGTGGGCGTCTCTGGCGCATCCGGCGTGATCTACGGCATTCGGGTGCTGGACGCGCTGAAGGAACTGGGCGTCGAGAGCCATTTGGTCGTCACGCGCGCCGCCCTGCTCACCTTGTCGCAGGAGACGGATTTCTCCGCCGACGACCTGACCGGCCGCGCATCGGTGGTTCACAAGCTCACCGATGTCGGCGCCTCCATCGCCTCGGGGTCGTTCCGGTCGCTGGGCATGATCGTCGCCCCGTGCTCGGTGCGCACGATGAGCGAGATCGCCACCGGTGTGACCTCCACCCTCCTGACCCGCGCCGCCGACGTGGTGCTGAAGGAGCGTCGGCCCCTGGTCCTGGTGGTGCGCGAGACGCCGTTCCACCTCGGCCACCTGCGCACCATGACGGCGCTGGCGGAGATGGGCGCCACCATCGCCCCGCCCCTGCCTGCCTTTTACGCGAAGCCCGCCTCGATCGAGGAGATGGTCGATCAGTCCGTCGGCAGGGCGCTCGATCTGTTCGGCCTCGACTGGACTCCTGTGAAACGCTGGGCCGGGCTCAGGGGACCGACCGATGGCTGA
- a CDS encoding COQ9 family protein, translating to MTDAPHLSNTPEPDWADRMEQSVLDSALERAPRLGWNARLVREACAANGLSEGDQELLLPNGPRDLAALLWRRHDAEALAELGDPADLKIRERIARALETRLEVAMAHPEAEKRAAGFMALPTNADLALSLTWGTADRLWRWAGDAATDWNHYSKRTILSGILIPAMTLRLFNGKDASDAFIAARIENVMAFEKWKAGKNFDAPVRKVTEMLSRLRYPLRT from the coding sequence ATGACCGACGCGCCGCACCTGTCGAACACGCCTGAGCCGGATTGGGCCGACCGGATGGAGCAGTCCGTGCTCGATTCGGCGCTGGAACGGGCTCCACGGCTGGGCTGGAACGCCCGGCTGGTGCGCGAGGCCTGCGCGGCGAACGGCCTCTCCGAAGGCGATCAGGAGCTTCTGCTGCCCAACGGACCGCGCGATCTGGCCGCGTTGCTGTGGCGTCGGCATGACGCCGAGGCGTTGGCCGAACTGGGTGATCCGGCGGACCTGAAGATCCGCGAGCGAATCGCCAGGGCGCTGGAGACGCGGCTGGAGGTGGCCATGGCGCACCCCGAGGCTGAGAAGCGGGCGGCGGGCTTCATGGCCCTCCCGACCAATGCCGACCTGGCGCTGAGCCTGACCTGGGGGACGGCGGATCGGCTGTGGCGGTGGGCCGGGGATGCGGCGACCGACTGGAACCACTATTCGAAGCGGACCATCCTGTCGGGCATCCTGATCCCGGCGATGACGCTGCGGCTGTTCAACGGCAAGGACGCTTCGGACGCCTTCATCGCCGCCCGGATCGAGAACGTCATGGCCTTCGAGAAGTGGAAGGCGGGCAAGAATTTCGACGCCCCGGTGCGGAAGGTGACGGAGATGCTGAGTCGGCTGCGGTATCCGCTGAGGACGTAA
- a CDS encoding TIGR02444 family protein: MADTPFWDWALKAYAAPGVQEACLQLQDRTGQNVPLLLWAAWTAATGRPLDEDAIEGACDTARAWDAAAVEPLRAVRRTLKATNPDMDGTAREALRDQVKAVELAAERHLMAGLEALAPASSGSPSPYIEALVAVARLWTRVVPRPALTTLAERLPA, from the coding sequence ATGGCTGACACCCCGTTCTGGGACTGGGCGCTGAAGGCCTACGCCGCCCCAGGCGTTCAGGAGGCCTGTCTCCAGCTTCAGGACAGGACCGGGCAGAACGTACCCCTCCTCCTCTGGGCCGCCTGGACCGCCGCGACGGGCCGGCCGCTGGACGAGGACGCCATCGAGGGCGCCTGCGACACCGCCCGCGCCTGGGACGCCGCCGCGGTGGAACCGCTGCGCGCCGTCCGCCGGACCCTCAAGGCCACAAACCCCGACATGGACGGCACGGCCCGCGAGGCGCTGCGCGATCAGGTCAAGGCCGTCGAGCTGGCCGCCGAACGCCATCTCATGGCCGGCCTGGAAGCGCTGGCGCCCGCGTCGTCCGGCTCGCCGAGCCCCTACATCGAGGCGCTGGTCGCCGTCGCCCGGCTCTGGACCCGCGTCGTGCCGCGTCCGGCGCTGACGACGCTCGCCGAACGCCTTCCGGCCTGA
- a CDS encoding GGDEF domain-containing protein, giving the protein MTDAPNIDDPAAEIARLRAEVAALTARAEAAEAAAEHDVLTPVLNRRGFVAAMTRTMAYCTRYKVPAVLLYLDLDGFKAVNDTLGHAAGDAALVKVAELLVENVRATDAVGRLGGDEFAVLLLNADMEAGREKAAGLKAALDEAAFVYDGQSAVLGGSFGVRAFAGQADVETWLAEADAAMWVRKRGR; this is encoded by the coding sequence GTGACCGACGCGCCGAACATCGACGATCCGGCAGCAGAGATCGCCAGGCTGCGCGCCGAAGTGGCGGCCCTGACCGCGCGCGCCGAGGCGGCGGAGGCGGCGGCGGAGCACGATGTCCTGACGCCCGTGCTGAACCGGCGCGGCTTCGTCGCGGCGATGACGCGGACCATGGCCTATTGCACCCGCTACAAGGTCCCGGCGGTGCTGCTGTATCTGGATCTCGACGGGTTCAAGGCGGTCAACGACACCCTGGGCCACGCGGCGGGGGATGCGGCCCTGGTGAAGGTGGCGGAACTGCTGGTCGAGAATGTGCGGGCGACCGACGCCGTGGGGCGGCTGGGCGGGGACGAGTTCGCTGTGCTGCTGCTGAACGCCGACATGGAGGCGGGCAGGGAGAAGGCCGCCGGGCTGAAGGCGGCGCTGGACGAAGCGGCGTTTGTGTACGACGGCCAGTCTGCCGTGCTGGGCGGATCGTTCGGCGTGCGGGCCTTCGCCGGGCAGGCGGACGTGGAAACCTGGCTGGCCGAGGCGGACGCGGCGATGTGGGTCAGGAAGCGGGGGCGGTGA
- a CDS encoding NAD(P)H-quinone oxidoreductase: MRVIQIEGGSGPAEALRLAERSDPQAGAGEIRIRIRAAGVNRPDLLQRKGGYPPPPGASDILGLEVAGEVDQVGADATRWTIGDRVCALLGGGGYAEYAVVDARHALPIPDGLEFVQAAALPETVFTVFANVFESGALRAGETLLVHGATSGIGVTAIQMAKAAGARVIATSRGAAKTEAARALGADVSLDASEADLDAGIKAAGGADVILDMVGAAYAETNLNALNPGGRWVVIATLSGAAATVDLMRMMMKQATLTGSTLRRRSADEKARLAAAVEAAVWPWVVSGAVLPRIEATFPLAETKLAHLRLEAGEHVGKIVLTV, encoded by the coding sequence ATGCGGGTCATCCAGATCGAGGGCGGATCAGGCCCGGCGGAGGCCCTTCGGCTGGCCGAACGCTCCGATCCGCAGGCCGGCGCCGGAGAAATCCGCATCCGCATCCGCGCCGCCGGGGTCAATCGCCCGGATCTGCTTCAGCGCAAGGGCGGCTACCCTCCCCCGCCCGGCGCGTCGGACATCCTGGGGCTGGAGGTCGCCGGCGAGGTCGATCAGGTCGGCGCCGACGCCACCCGCTGGACCATCGGCGACCGGGTCTGCGCCCTGCTGGGCGGGGGCGGATACGCCGAATACGCCGTCGTTGACGCCCGCCACGCCCTGCCGATTCCCGACGGCCTCGAATTCGTCCAGGCCGCCGCCCTGCCCGAGACCGTCTTCACCGTCTTCGCCAACGTCTTCGAGAGCGGCGCCCTGAGGGCTGGCGAGACCCTGCTGGTCCACGGCGCCACGTCCGGCATCGGGGTCACCGCCATCCAGATGGCGAAGGCGGCGGGCGCCCGCGTCATCGCCACCTCGCGCGGCGCGGCCAAGACGGAAGCCGCCAGGGCCCTGGGCGCCGACGTCAGCCTCGACGCCTCCGAGGCCGATCTGGACGCCGGGATCAAGGCGGCAGGCGGCGCCGACGTCATCCTCGACATGGTCGGGGCGGCCTATGCGGAGACCAACCTGAACGCCCTGAACCCCGGCGGGCGCTGGGTCGTCATCGCCACCCTCAGCGGCGCGGCGGCCACCGTCGATCTCATGCGGATGATGATGAAGCAGGCGACCCTGACCGGCTCGACCCTGCGTCGCCGCTCCGCAGACGAGAAAGCGCGTCTGGCGGCTGCGGTGGAGGCGGCCGTCTGGCCCTGGGTCGTTTCCGGCGCGGTCCTCCCGCGCATCGAGGCGACCTTCCCCCTGGCCGAAACGAAACTCGCCCACCTCCGGCTGGAGGCGGGCGAGCATGTCGGCAAGATAGTGCTGACGGTCTAG
- the rpmE gene encoding 50S ribosomal protein L31, with translation MKADTHPDYHFITVTLTNGTTYQTRSTYGKEGDVLNLDIDPSTHPAWTGGNQQMLDRGGRVSRFNNKFGGFIKK, from the coding sequence ATGAAGGCCGATACGCACCCCGACTACCACTTCATCACCGTCACTTTGACGAACGGCACGACCTATCAGACCCGTTCGACCTACGGCAAAGAGGGCGACGTGCTGAACCTGGACATCGATCCGTCGACGCACCCGGCCTGGACCGGCGGCAACCAGCAGATGCTGGACCGCGGCGGTCGCGTTTCGCGCTTCAACAACAAGTTCGGCGGCTTCATCAAGAAGTAG
- a CDS encoding DUF1465 family protein, translated as MADDSTTPGPASRAGEIRDFARSELFERTFQEGMDLVEETAAYLDGDGRRESKLLSRSAALAYAAESMKLTTRLMQVASWLLVQRAVREGDMSPEAACEPRYRLNERKVEGEPSHAEMPIALVEYLVRAEKLHDRVLYLDRRMYLDAAPQPDANPVRSQLGMLEAAFRT; from the coding sequence ATGGCCGACGACAGCACCACGCCTGGCCCGGCATCGCGCGCGGGGGAAATCCGTGATTTTGCGCGCTCCGAACTGTTCGAACGCACCTTCCAGGAGGGCATGGATCTGGTCGAGGAGACCGCCGCCTATCTGGACGGCGACGGCCGGCGGGAATCCAAGCTGCTGTCGCGCTCCGCCGCCCTGGCCTATGCCGCCGAGAGCATGAAGCTGACCACGCGGCTGATGCAGGTCGCGTCCTGGCTGCTGGTGCAACGCGCGGTACGCGAGGGCGACATGTCGCCGGAAGCCGCCTGCGAGCCGCGCTATCGCCTCAACGAACGCAAGGTCGAGGGCGAGCCCAGCCACGCCGAGATGCCGATCGCCCTGGTCGAATATCTGGTCCGGGCCGAGAAGCTGCACGACCGGGTGCTGTATCTGGATCGGCGGATGTATCTGGACGCGGCTCCGCAACCGGACGCGAACCCCGTGCGGAGCCAACTGGGCATGCTGGAAGCGGCGTTCAGGACGTAA
- a CDS encoding beta/gamma crystallin-related protein: protein MSIALTTLAAMAMLAGGSQEYAPSGDGPQRVAPRGSFAESCSGSYVNQGRLYADCRDMRGNLRGTSIELAPCAPFDIANSDGLLVCGNIRGSYEGGNNNGGGGRPGGGNGGGWGNGGNNAGGWGGGNNGGGWGNGGNNGGGWGGNNGRSGITVYADRDYRGYSQSFRGEIADLGRSGLNDQISSIELNGGAWEVCTDAYFRGNCQIITSSTRNLNNTGINDRISSMRPARGGGRW, encoded by the coding sequence ATGTCTATCGCTCTCACCACTCTCGCAGCCATGGCCATGCTGGCCGGCGGCTCCCAGGAATACGCTCCGTCCGGGGACGGGCCCCAGCGGGTCGCGCCGCGCGGCAGCTTCGCCGAAAGCTGCAGCGGCTCCTATGTGAACCAGGGGCGCCTCTACGCCGACTGCCGCGACATGCGGGGCAATCTGCGCGGCACCTCGATCGAGCTCGCCCCCTGCGCGCCTTTCGACATCGCCAACAGCGACGGCCTGCTGGTCTGCGGCAACATCCGCGGTTCCTATGAGGGCGGAAACAACAACGGCGGCGGCGGACGTCCGGGCGGCGGAAACGGCGGCGGCTGGGGTAACGGCGGCAACAACGCCGGCGGTTGGGGCGGCGGCAACAACGGCGGCGGCTGGGGCAATGGCGGCAACAATGGCGGAGGCTGGGGCGGAAACAACGGCCGCAGCGGCATCACCGTCTACGCCGACCGGGACTATCGCGGCTATTCGCAGTCGTTCCGGGGCGAGATCGCCGATCTGGGTCGCTCGGGCCTGAACGACCAGATCAGCTCCATCGAGCTCAACGGCGGCGCGTGGGAAGTCTGCACCGACGCCTATTTCCGCGGCAACTGCCAGATCATCACCTCCAGCACACGCAACCTGAACAACACGGGCATCAACGACCGCATCTCCTCGATGCGCCCGGCCCGTGGCGGCGGTCGTTGGTAG
- the purE gene encoding 5-(carboxyamino)imidazole ribonucleotide mutase, with product MATTTPPVAIIMGSRSDWPTMKHSADMLDRLGVAWDARVVSAHRTPQRLFDFASGARDAGFKVIIAGAGGAAHLPGMAASMTALPVLGVPVQSKALKGLDSLLSIVQMPGGVPVATLAIGEAGAKNAGILAAQILALSDAALSGRLDAFREEQTASVLETVED from the coding sequence ATGGCGACGACGACCCCCCCGGTGGCGATCATCATGGGCAGCCGCTCGGACTGGCCCACCATGAAGCACTCGGCCGACATGCTCGACCGTCTGGGGGTCGCCTGGGACGCCCGCGTCGTCTCGGCCCACCGCACGCCTCAGCGCCTGTTCGACTTCGCCAGCGGGGCCCGGGACGCCGGATTCAAGGTCATCATCGCCGGCGCCGGCGGCGCGGCCCACCTGCCCGGCATGGCCGCGTCAATGACGGCACTGCCCGTGCTCGGCGTGCCCGTCCAGTCCAAGGCGCTGAAAGGCCTCGATAGCCTGCTCTCCATCGTCCAGATGCCCGGCGGCGTCCCTGTCGCCACTCTGGCCATCGGCGAGGCGGGCGCGAAGAACGCGGGCATCCTGGCCGCCCAGATCCTCGCCTTGAGCGACGCCGCCCTGTCCGGTCGCCTCGACGCCTTCCGCGAGGAGCAGACGGCCTCGGTCCTCGAAACGGTCGAAGACTGA
- a CDS encoding DUF465 domain-containing protein has protein sequence MNDDQPFLTDEEIALQAQVKALRLEHSDLDASIEALSHMPIPDQLLIARLKRKKLVLRDEIVKIESRILPDIIA, from the coding sequence ATGAACGACGACCAACCCTTCCTGACCGACGAAGAGATCGCCCTGCAGGCGCAGGTGAAGGCCCTCCGTCTCGAGCATTCCGACCTCGACGCCTCGATCGAGGCCTTGTCGCACATGCCGATCCCGGATCAGCTTCTGATCGCCCGCTTGAAGCGCAAGAAGCTCGTGCTCCGCGACGAGATCGTGAAAATCGAGAGCCGGATCCTGCCGGACATCATCGCCTAG
- a CDS encoding DUF465 domain-containing protein, with the protein MTIEARIRELGNRHRQLDETIRQEVGHPATDPLQVRELKRRKLRLKEEITSLEARAG; encoded by the coding sequence ATGACCATCGAAGCTCGTATCCGCGAACTGGGAAATCGTCACCGCCAGCTGGATGAGACCATCCGGCAGGAGGTCGGCCATCCGGCGACGGATCCGCTGCAGGTCAGGGAGCTCAAGCGAAGGAAGCTCCGGCTCAAGGAGGAAATCACCAGTCTGGAGGCCAGGGCAGGGTAG
- a CDS encoding L,D-transpeptidase family protein: MNRRELTLGAAVSALAAPAMAQTAPQNAPAQAAVAAPVSQYQAAFLAQLDRMPASAQPDIRAFYELNGWRPVWNAARLRALTQASSRAERHGLSRSDYFDFVGLAADPETADMRTTAAALTYARVLAEGAVRPETVEELWEMQKNRVDLPVGLNDALVQNKLVEWFEGLAPTDIGYSNLSAGYVRYRRIIRQGGWPRFVARSGTIEPGSSDNRVPVLIARLVAEGDLSAADGARLTAEGLVYGPELQAAMRGFQARHGLAADGRIGAGTQSSLGASADDRARQIALNLERRRWLKRELNPERIEVNTAAAIMVYWKDGRPVHSNRVVCGAPATQTPSLEKPFASVVANPPWYVPAGIARREILPRGPGYLASQNMYVSNGTVIQRAGPTAALGYVKFELRDSYAIFLHDTPSKAAFNLSMRQRSHGCVRVQNAVEFARILLTPDPVLLGEFDDAQVSRDTRRIQTGREITVRLLYWTAFVDGQGRVAFREDVYRRDQKLAEALGIAVSLPAVVDDGTAVANDVGP; this comes from the coding sequence ATGAATCGACGCGAACTCACTCTCGGCGCCGCCGTTTCGGCCCTCGCCGCGCCAGCCATGGCCCAGACCGCGCCGCAGAACGCCCCCGCCCAGGCCGCCGTCGCCGCCCCGGTCAGCCAGTATCAGGCCGCCTTCCTGGCGCAGCTGGACCGCATGCCCGCGTCCGCCCAGCCCGACATCCGCGCCTTCTATGAGTTGAACGGCTGGCGTCCCGTCTGGAACGCGGCCCGCCTGCGCGCCCTGACCCAAGCCTCGTCGCGCGCCGAACGCCACGGCCTGTCGCGTTCGGACTATTTCGACTTCGTGGGTCTGGCCGCCGATCCCGAGACGGCGGACATGCGCACCACGGCCGCCGCCCTGACCTACGCCCGCGTCCTCGCCGAGGGCGCCGTCCGTCCCGAGACGGTCGAAGAGCTGTGGGAGATGCAGAAGAACCGCGTCGACCTCCCGGTCGGCCTGAACGACGCCCTGGTCCAGAACAAGCTGGTCGAATGGTTCGAGGGCCTGGCCCCGACCGACATCGGCTATTCCAACCTTTCGGCCGGCTACGTCCGCTACCGCCGGATCATTCGCCAGGGCGGCTGGCCCCGCTTCGTCGCCCGCTCCGGCACGATTGAGCCGGGATCGAGCGACAACCGCGTCCCGGTCCTGATCGCCCGTCTGGTGGCCGAGGGCGACCTGTCGGCCGCGGACGGCGCCCGGCTGACGGCCGAGGGTCTGGTCTACGGTCCTGAGCTTCAGGCCGCCATGCGCGGCTTCCAGGCCCGCCACGGCCTGGCCGCCGACGGCCGCATCGGCGCCGGCACCCAGAGCTCGCTCGGCGCCTCGGCCGACGATCGCGCCCGCCAGATCGCCCTCAACCTGGAACGCCGCCGCTGGCTGAAGCGCGAGCTGAATCCCGAGCGGATCGAGGTCAACACCGCCGCCGCCATCATGGTCTACTGGAAGGACGGCCGGCCGGTTCACTCCAACCGCGTCGTCTGCGGCGCCCCGGCGACCCAGACGCCCAGCCTGGAGAAGCCCTTCGCCTCGGTCGTGGCCAACCCGCCCTGGTACGTCCCGGCCGGCATCGCTCGCCGCGAGATCCTGCCGCGCGGCCCGGGCTATCTGGCTTCGCAGAACATGTATGTCTCAAACGGCACGGTGATTCAGCGCGCCGGCCCGACCGCCGCTCTGGGCTATGTGAAGTTCGAGCTGCGCGACAGCTACGCTATCTTCCTGCACGACACCCCGTCCAAGGCCGCCTTCAACCTGTCGATGCGCCAGCGCTCGCACGGCTGCGTCCGCGTTCAAAACGCGGTCGAGTTCGCCCGCATCCTGCTGACGCCCGATCCCGTGTTGCTGGGCGAGTTCGACGACGCCCAGGTCAGCCGCGACACCCGCCGCATCCAGACGGGCCGCGAGATCACCGTGCGCCTGCTCTACTGGACCGCTTTCGTCGACGGCCAGGGCCGCGTGGCCTTCCGCGAGGACGTCTACCGCCGCGACCAGAAGCTGGCCGAAGCCCTGGGCATCGCGGTCAGCCTGCCGGCCGTGGTCGACGACGGGACGGCCGTGGCCAACGACGTCGGGCCGTAG
- a CDS encoding cell cycle transcriptional regulator TrcR, translated as MTDILMPKATAVWLVDNTSLTFEQIADFCGLHPLEVRGIADGDVARDIRGVDPITGGQLDRAELDKAQDDENYRMKAIVSRHAELLKSNKPAPKYTPVSRRQDRPDAIMWFVKNHPEVTDAQIAKLLGTTKSTIDSVRNRTHWNSPQIKPVDPVTLGLVGQLVLDEIISKAAEKKNRDDAKKGGAALQPIEDTPAEPEFVPEERERRTAEPTAASVFGTGD; from the coding sequence ATGACCGACATCCTCATGCCTAAGGCCACCGCGGTCTGGCTGGTGGACAACACCTCGCTGACGTTCGAGCAGATCGCCGACTTCTGCGGCCTGCATCCGCTGGAAGTGCGCGGCATCGCCGACGGCGACGTGGCCCGCGACATCCGCGGCGTCGACCCCATCACCGGCGGCCAGTTGGACCGCGCCGAACTCGACAAGGCGCAGGACGACGAAAACTACCGCATGAAGGCCATCGTCAGCCGCCACGCCGAACTGCTGAAGTCCAACAAGCCGGCTCCGAAATACACGCCCGTCTCGCGTCGCCAGGACCGGCCGGACGCCATCATGTGGTTCGTCAAGAATCACCCCGAGGTGACCGACGCCCAGATCGCCAAACTGCTGGGCACCACCAAGTCGACGATCGACAGCGTGCGTAACCGCACCCACTGGAACAGCCCCCAGATCAAACCGGTCGACCCGGTGACGCTGGGTCTCGTCGGCCAGCTGGTCTTGGACGAAATCATCTCCAAGGCCGCAGAGAAGAAGAACCGCGACGACGCCAAGAAGGGCGGCGCCGCCCTCCAGCCCATCGAGGACACCCCGGCCGAGCCGGAGTTCGTCCCCGAAGAACGCGAACGCCGCACCGCCGAGCCGACGGCCGCCTCGGTCTTCGGAACGGGGGACTGA